A DNA window from Brassica napus cultivar Da-Ae chromosome C1, Da-Ae, whole genome shotgun sequence contains the following coding sequences:
- the LOC106374789 gene encoding galactinol synthase 7, which yields MTPESPMDSTASEKKHNERAYVTFLAGNGDYVKGAVGLAKGLRKVKSAYPLIVAILPDVPEEHREILRSQGCVVREIEPVYPPEIQDAYARAYYIINYSKLRIWKFEEYSKMIYLDADIQVYDNIDDLFDMEDGYLHGVLSCFCEKIWSYLPLYSIGWCQYRPEVTWPAEMESLPPPPYFNAGMFVFEPNPLTYESLLHTLQITPPTPFAEQDFLNMFFAKVFKPVPPVYNLILSVLWRHPGSVNLETVKVVHYCPPGAKPWRYTGEEPNMDREDVKMLIKQWWDIYNDESLDFKAKSAADLKENLSVSTIIASVPRPSVICLSPPAPPAA from the exons ATGACCCCTGAATCTCCCATGGACTCTACTGCATCCGAGAAGAAGCATAATGAAAGAGCCTATGTTACTTTTTTGGCAGGTAACGGAGACTACGTGAAGGGAGCGGTGGGACTAGCAAAGGGTTTGCGAAAGGTTAAAAGTGCGTATCCTCTAATTGTTGCTATCTTACCTGATGTTCCTGAGGAGCATAGAGAGATCTTAAGGTCTCAAGGGTGTGTTGTCCGTGAGATCGAGCCTGTATATCCTCCAGAAATCCAAGATGCATATGCAAGGGCTTATTATATTATCAATTACTCAAAGCTGCGAATTTGGAAG TTTGAAGAGTACAGCAAGATGATTTACTTAGATGCAGACATACAAGTCTATGACAATATCGATGACCTCTTCGATATGGAAGACGGTTATTTACACGGCGTGTTGAGTTGTTTCTGTGAGAAAATATGGAGCTACTTGCCTCTATACTCGATCGGGTGGTGTCAGTACCGTCCAGAGGTCACGTGGCCGGCCGAAATGGaatctcttcctcctcctccataCTTCAACGCAGGTATGTTTGTGTTTGAGCCTAACCCTTTGACATATGAAAGTCTCCTTCATACCCTCCAGATCACACCACCTACACCATTTGCGGAGCAA GATTTTCTCAATATGTTCTTTGCGAAAGTTTTTAAACCGGTCCCTCCGGTTTACAACTTGATTCTGTCTGTGCTTTGGCGTCATCCGGGAAGCGTTAACTTGGAGACAGTCAAAGTTGTTCACTACTGTCCACCT GGAGCCAAGCCATGGAGGTACACAGGAGAAGAGCCTAACATGGACAGAGAAGACGTCAAAATGTTAATTAAGCAATGGTGGGATATTTATAACGACGAATCCCTTGATTTTAAAGCGAAAAGCGCTGCCGATTTGAAAGAAAATCTGTCTGTATCAACAATCATAGCTTCAGTACCCAGACCGTCAGTTATATGTTTGTCTCCTCCTGCACCTCCCGCCGCttga